Proteins from a single region of Fusobacterium russii ATCC 25533:
- the gctA gene encoding glutaconate CoA-transferase subunit A, whose product MSKVMSLHDAIAKYVQSGDSLCFGGFTTNRKPYAAVYEIVRQGLTDFIGYSGPAGGDWDILIGEGRIKAFINCYIANSGYTNVCRRFRHAVEKERSLLLEDYSQDVIMLMLHASSLGLPYLPVSLMQGSDLVNKWGISKEVRETIAKLPNDKLVEVENPFNPGEKVIAVPVPRLDTAIIHVQKASINGTCSIEGDEFHDIDIAIAAKKCIVLAEEIVTEEEIRRDPTKNSIPQFCVDAVVHVPHGAHPSQVYNYYDYDPAFYKMYDKVTQTEEDFKAFTKEWIYDVKDHDEYLNKLGASRLTKLKVVPGFQYAAKLVKEEK is encoded by the coding sequence GTGAGCAAAGTAATGTCTTTACATGATGCGATAGCTAAATATGTTCAATCAGGAGATAGCTTATGTTTCGGTGGTTTTACAACTAATAGAAAACCGTATGCGGCAGTATATGAGATAGTTAGACAAGGTTTAACAGATTTTATAGGATATTCTGGTCCAGCAGGAGGAGATTGGGATATTTTAATTGGTGAAGGAAGAATAAAAGCGTTTATCAACTGTTATATAGCTAATTCGGGCTATACAAATGTATGTAGAAGATTTAGACATGCAGTAGAAAAAGAAAGAAGCCTACTATTAGAAGACTATTCTCAAGATGTTATTATGTTAATGTTACATGCATCTTCTTTAGGATTACCTTATTTACCTGTTAGCCTAATGCAAGGAAGTGACCTTGTAAACAAGTGGGGAATCAGTAAAGAGGTCAGAGAAACTATAGCAAAACTACCTAATGATAAATTGGTAGAAGTTGAAAATCCGTTTAATCCAGGAGAAAAAGTAATAGCTGTTCCAGTACCAAGATTGGATACAGCGATAATTCATGTGCAAAAAGCATCAATAAATGGAACTTGTTCAATTGAAGGGGACGAATTCCATGATATTGATATAGCTATAGCTGCAAAAAAATGTATAGTTTTAGCTGAAGAAATAGTTACAGAAGAAGAAATAAGAAGAGATCCTACAAAAAATTCAATTCCACAATTCTGTGTTGATGCAGTAGTTCATGTTCCTCATGGAGCACATCCATCTCAAGTGTACAATTATTATGATTATGATCCAGCATTCTATAAGATGTATGATAAAGTAACTCAAACTGAAGAAGACTTTAAAGCATTTACAAAAGAATGGATATATGATGTAAAAGATCATGATGAATATTTAAATAAACTTGGAGCAAGCAGACTAACTAAATTAAAAGTTGTTCCTGGATTCCAATATGCAGCTAAATTAGTTAAGGAGGAAAAATAA
- the gctB gene encoding glutaconate CoA-transferase subunit B, giving the protein MAKNYKNYTNKEMQAITIAKEIVDGQIVIVGTGLPLIGASLAKNIFAPNCKLIVESGLMDCSPIEVPRSVGDSRLMGHCAVQWPNVRFIGFETNEWLNGNDRMIAFIGGAQIDPYGNVNSTCIGDYFAPKTRFTGSGGANGIATYSNTVIMMQHEKRRFIEKIDYITSVGWGDGPGGREKLGLPGNRGPKAVVTDRGVLRFDEKTKRMYLAGYYPTSSIEEIVENTGFEIDTSRAVLLEAPSEEVIKMIREQIDPNQAFIKVPVEE; this is encoded by the coding sequence ATGGCAAAGAATTATAAGAATTATACTAATAAAGAAATGCAAGCAATAACTATTGCTAAAGAAATAGTAGATGGACAAATTGTTATTGTTGGTACTGGATTACCTTTAATAGGAGCTTCACTTGCTAAAAATATTTTTGCTCCAAATTGTAAATTAATAGTTGAAAGTGGACTTATGGACTGTAGCCCAATAGAAGTTCCTAGATCAGTTGGAGATTCAAGACTTATGGGGCACTGTGCTGTACAATGGCCAAATGTTAGATTCATTGGTTTTGAAACAAATGAATGGTTAAATGGCAATGATAGAATGATAGCTTTTATAGGAGGGGCTCAAATAGACCCTTATGGAAATGTTAACTCTACTTGTATAGGAGATTATTTTGCTCCAAAAACTAGATTTACAGGAAGTGGAGGAGCTAATGGAATAGCAACTTATTCAAATACTGTAATAATGATGCAACATGAAAAAAGAAGATTTATTGAAAAAATAGATTATATTACAAGTGTTGGTTGGGGAGATGGACCAGGAGGAAGAGAAAAATTAGGATTACCTGGAAACAGAGGTCCAAAAGCAGTTGTTACTGATAGAGGAGTTTTAAGATTTGATGAAAAAACAAAAAGAATGTATTTAGCAGGTTACTATCCAACTTCTTCAATTGAAGAAATTGTAGAAAATACTGGTTTTGAAATAGATACATCAAGAGCAGTTTTATTAGAAGCTCCATCAGAAGAAGTAATAAAAATGATAAGAGAGCAAATAGATCCTAATCAAGCATTTATAAAAGTGCCTGTAGAAGAATAA
- a CDS encoding acyl-CoA carboxylase subunit beta yields the protein MSNFSMPKYFQNMPVVGKPIPAIDEANENEIREIEEAIAQEIETMQQAGTPDESINERGQMTALQRVAELIDEGTWYPLNTLYNPEDFETGTGIVKGLARIEGKWAVVVASDNKKIVGAWVPGQAENLLRASDTAKCLGIPLVYVLNCSGVKLDEQEKVYPNRRGGGTPFFRNAELQQLGIPVIVGIYGTNPAGGGYHSISPTILIAHEDANMAVGGAGIVGGMNPKGYIDMEGAIQIAEATIKSKNEKVPGTVDIHYDETGFFREVYGDEVGVLEGIRKYMSYLPSYNLDFFRVDEPAEPQLDQEDLYTIIPMNQKKIYNIYDIIGRLFDNSEFSEYKKGYGPEIVTGLAKVDGLLVGVVANAQGLLMNYPEYKEKSVGIGGKLYRQGLVKMSEFVNLCSRDRIPIVWLQDTTGIDVGNDAEKAELLGLGQSLIYSIENSGVPQIEISIRKASAAAHYVLGGPQGNNTNAFSLGTAATEVYVMNGETAASAMYSRRLAKDYKAGKDLQPTIDKMNKLIEEYKTKSRPAYCAKMGMVDEIVPLREMRGYIQAFANAVYQNPKSICAFHQMILPRAIREFNTYVKK from the coding sequence ATGAGTAATTTTTCAATGCCTAAATATTTTCAAAATATGCCAGTTGTTGGAAAACCAATACCTGCAATAGATGAAGCAAATGAAAATGAAATAAGAGAAATAGAAGAGGCCATTGCTCAAGAGATAGAAACTATGCAACAAGCTGGAACTCCAGATGAGTCTATCAATGAACGTGGTCAAATGACTGCACTACAAAGAGTAGCAGAACTAATAGATGAAGGAACTTGGTATCCATTAAACACACTATATAATCCAGAGGATTTTGAAACTGGAACTGGTATAGTAAAAGGTTTAGCAAGAATAGAAGGGAAATGGGCTGTTGTAGTTGCTTCAGACAATAAGAAGATAGTAGGAGCTTGGGTTCCGGGACAAGCTGAAAATTTACTTAGAGCATCAGATACAGCTAAATGCCTAGGTATACCATTAGTTTATGTATTAAATTGTAGTGGAGTAAAATTAGATGAACAGGAAAAGGTTTATCCTAATCGTCGTGGAGGAGGAACTCCATTTTTCCGTAATGCAGAATTACAACAATTAGGGATTCCAGTAATAGTTGGTATATATGGTACCAACCCAGCAGGTGGTGGATATCATAGTATTAGTCCGACTATTTTAATAGCTCATGAAGATGCTAATATGGCAGTTGGAGGAGCAGGTATAGTAGGAGGAATGAATCCTAAAGGCTACATAGATATGGAAGGAGCTATACAAATAGCTGAAGCTACAATTAAAAGTAAAAATGAGAAGGTTCCAGGAACAGTTGATATTCATTATGATGAAACTGGATTTTTTAGAGAAGTATATGGAGATGAAGTTGGGGTACTAGAGGGAATAAGAAAATATATGAGTTATTTACCTTCATATAATTTAGATTTCTTTAGAGTAGACGAGCCAGCTGAACCTCAATTGGATCAAGAGGATTTATACACTATAATTCCAATGAATCAAAAGAAAATTTATAATATTTATGATATAATTGGACGTTTATTTGATAACTCAGAATTTTCTGAATATAAAAAAGGATATGGACCGGAAATAGTTACAGGACTTGCTAAAGTTGATGGTTTACTGGTAGGAGTAGTAGCAAATGCACAAGGGCTTCTTATGAACTATCCAGAATATAAAGAAAAGTCAGTAGGAATCGGAGGGAAGTTATATCGTCAAGGTCTTGTAAAAATGAGTGAATTTGTAAACCTATGTTCAAGAGATCGTATTCCTATAGTATGGTTACAAGATACGACAGGTATAGATGTAGGAAATGACGCTGAAAAAGCTGAGTTATTAGGATTAGGTCAATCTTTAATTTACTCAATTGAAAATTCAGGAGTTCCTCAAATAGAAATTTCTATAAGAAAAGCATCAGCAGCAGCTCACTATGTTTTAGGAGGACCACAAGGAAATAATACAAATGCCTTTTCTTTAGGAACTGCTGCAACTGAAGTCTATGTAATGAATGGAGAAACAGCAGCAAGTGCTATGTATTCAAGAAGACTTGCAAAAGATTATAAGGCAGGAAAAGATTTACAACCTACAATAGATAAAATGAATAAACTGATTGAAGAATACAAAACAAAATCAAGACCAGCATACTGTGCAAAAATGGGAATGGTTGATGAAATAGTACCTTTAAGAGAAATGAGAGGATACATACAAGCATTTGCAAATGCTGTATATCAAAATCCTAAATCTATATGTGCATTCCATCAAATGATATTACCAAGAGCAATTCGTGAATTTAATACTTATGTAAAAAAATAA
- a CDS encoding sodium/glutamate symporter, with product MERIVLKLGMFETLALGVLAIYFGDFLRKIFPILKKYCLPASVVGGTIFALISMGLYYANIFELNFDYKAVNSLFYCIFFAASGAAASMALLKKGGKLVVIFAILAAVLAAAQNAMALFVGKLMNVNPLISMMTGSIPMTGGHGNAAAFAPIAVEAGASAAMEVAIAAATFGLISGCILGGPFGNFIIKRHKLEDPELDGKVELAEMQDTEGTTGLAIDKKSVVNAMFLMCIALGIGQVLTLVLKNYGIKFPIHVSCMFGGILIRLFYDRKKGNHDVLYEAIDTVGEFSLGLFVSMSIITMKLWQLADLGPALVVLLLAQVVLIVTFCYLLSFNLLGRNYDAAVMAVGHTGFGLGAVPVSMTTMQTVCRKYRYSKLAFFVVPVIGGFISNISNAIIITKFLDIAKSMVGIG from the coding sequence ATGGAAAGAATTGTTTTAAAGTTAGGAATGTTTGAAACTTTGGCATTGGGTGTATTAGCTATATATTTTGGAGATTTTTTAAGAAAAATATTTCCAATATTAAAAAAATATTGTTTGCCAGCGTCAGTTGTTGGAGGAACTATTTTTGCTTTAATTTCAATGGGACTTTATTATGCTAATATTTTTGAATTAAACTTCGATTATAAAGCGGTTAACTCACTGTTTTATTGTATATTCTTTGCAGCCAGTGGTGCAGCGGCATCTATGGCTCTTCTAAAAAAAGGTGGAAAATTAGTTGTTATTTTTGCAATTTTAGCAGCAGTTCTAGCAGCGGCACAAAATGCAATGGCACTATTTGTAGGAAAACTTATGAATGTAAATCCATTGATATCAATGATGACAGGAAGTATTCCTATGACAGGAGGACATGGAAATGCAGCAGCATTTGCTCCTATAGCAGTTGAGGCAGGAGCATCAGCAGCGATGGAAGTTGCTATAGCAGCAGCAACATTTGGATTGATATCTGGATGTATTTTAGGTGGTCCATTTGGTAATTTTATAATAAAAAGACATAAATTAGAAGATCCAGAATTAGATGGAAAAGTAGAATTAGCGGAGATGCAAGATACTGAAGGAACTACAGGCTTGGCTATAGATAAAAAAAGTGTAGTAAATGCTATGTTTTTGATGTGTATAGCACTAGGAATAGGGCAAGTTTTAACTCTTGTATTAAAAAATTATGGAATAAAATTTCCAATCCATGTTAGTTGTATGTTTGGTGGAATCTTAATAAGACTTTTTTATGATAGAAAAAAAGGTAATCATGATGTTTTATATGAAGCAATAGATACTGTTGGGGAATTCTCATTGGGGCTATTTGTATCTATGTCAATTATCACAATGAAATTATGGCAGTTAGCAGATTTAGGACCAGCATTAGTGGTTCTATTGTTAGCACAAGTTGTTTTAATAGTAACATTCTGTTATTTATTATCTTTCAACTTACTAGGAAGAAATTATGATGCAGCAGTTATGGCTGTAGGCCATACTGGTTTTGGATTGGGAGCAGTTCCAGTTTCTATGACAACTATGCAGACAGTTTGTAGAAAATATAGATATTCTAAATTGGCGTTCTTTGTAGTTCCAGTTATAGGAGGATTTATAAGCAATATCTCAAATGCTATAATAATAACTAAATTTTTAGATATTGCAAAAAGTATGGTAGGAATAGGATAA